Proteins encoded in a region of the Polynucleobacter antarcticus genome:
- the rpmC gene encoding 50S ribosomal protein L29 produces the protein MKKTELASKDLVALNAELTELLKTSFKLRMQKGTQQLTNTSQLGKTKRDIARVKTFITQKTAQK, from the coding sequence ATGAAAAAGACAGAATTAGCTTCTAAAGATCTGGTTGCCTTAAATGCAGAATTGACTGAGCTCTTAAAGACAAGTTTTAAGCTCCGTATGCAAAAAGGCACTCAGCAACTCACCAATACCAGCCAATTGGGTAAAACTAAGCGCGACATCGCTCGTGTGAAGACCTTTATTACCCAAAAAACTGCGCAGAAATAA
- the rplV gene encoding 50S ribosomal protein L22, whose product MMEVKAIHKGARISAQKTRLVADQIRGLPIARAMNILNFSPKKAAFIVKKVVESAMANAEHNKGADIDELKVSTILVDKGTSLKRFTARAKGRGNQIEKQTCHITVTLSN is encoded by the coding sequence ATGATGGAAGTTAAAGCTATTCACAAGGGCGCCCGCATTTCTGCGCAAAAGACACGTTTGGTCGCCGATCAAATTCGTGGTTTGCCGATTGCACGCGCAATGAACATTTTGAATTTCAGCCCTAAAAAAGCTGCCTTCATTGTGAAGAAAGTTGTTGAGTCTGCAATGGCCAACGCTGAACATAATAAAGGTGCTGATATTGATGAACTCAAGGTATCAACGATTCTTGTTGATAAAGGTACATCTTTGAAGCGCTTTACAGCGCGCGCCAAAGGTCGTGGCAATCAAATCGAAAAACAAACATGTCACATTACCGTGACCTTGAGTAACTAA
- the rpsC gene encoding 30S ribosomal protein S3 — MGQKINPTGFRLSVTKNWTSKWYANNTDFAKMLKEDVDVRIYLKKKLKNASVSKVIIERPAKNARITIYSSRPGVVIGKKGEDIEVLRRELQKRMGVPVHVNIEEIRKPEVDAQLIADSITQQLEKRIMFRRAMKRAMQNAMRLGAQGIKIMSSGRLNGAEIARREWYREGRVPLHTLKADIDYATSEAETTYGIIGVKVWVYKGDTLGRGAEAQAAAIEQAVEEKKPRRAPTKTAGRKPAGDEKPLVVAKPAVKRVRKAVEATVEVAAADAQKSGE; from the coding sequence ATGGGCCAAAAGATAAACCCCACCGGATTCCGACTCTCGGTAACGAAGAACTGGACATCAAAGTGGTATGCAAACAATACTGATTTTGCAAAGATGCTGAAGGAAGATGTAGATGTCCGCATCTATCTCAAGAAGAAGTTAAAGAATGCATCTGTGAGTAAAGTCATTATTGAGCGTCCTGCAAAGAATGCACGTATTACTATTTACAGTTCACGCCCAGGTGTTGTGATCGGTAAAAAAGGCGAAGATATTGAAGTGCTCCGCCGCGAACTACAAAAGCGTATGGGCGTTCCAGTCCACGTGAACATCGAAGAAATTCGTAAGCCTGAAGTAGATGCGCAATTAATTGCTGACTCTATTACTCAGCAGCTTGAGAAGCGCATTATGTTCCGTCGTGCCATGAAGCGTGCCATGCAAAATGCTATGCGCTTAGGTGCACAAGGCATCAAGATTATGTCTTCTGGTCGTTTGAATGGTGCAGAAATTGCTCGTCGCGAATGGTATCGCGAAGGACGCGTTCCACTTCACACATTAAAAGCAGACATCGATTACGCAACCTCTGAAGCTGAAACAACTTACGGCATTATTGGCGTAAAAGTTTGGGTTTACAAAGGGGATACTCTTGGTCGTGGAGCAGAAGCGCAAGCAGCTGCAATCGAACAAGCAGTAGAAGAGAAGAAGCCACGCCGTGCACCGACTAAAACAGCCGGTCGCAAACCAGCAGGTGACGAGAAGCCATTAGTGGTTGCTAAGCCAGCAGTGAAGCGTGTCCGCAAAGCCGTTGAAGCTACTGTAGAAGTTGCAGCTGCTGATGCGCAGAAGTCAGGAGAGTAA
- the rpsS gene encoding 30S ribosomal protein S19, with protein sequence MTRSAKKGPFCDASLVKKVEVAQANKDKKPIKTWSRRSTILPDFIGLTIAVHNGRQHVPVYVSENMVGHKLGEFALTRTFKGHAADKKVTKK encoded by the coding sequence ATGACACGTTCAGCTAAAAAAGGTCCTTTTTGCGACGCCAGCTTGGTAAAAAAAGTTGAAGTTGCACAGGCCAACAAAGACAAGAAGCCGATTAAAACTTGGTCACGCCGTTCAACAATTCTGCCAGACTTCATTGGTCTGACAATTGCTGTTCATAACGGTCGTCAGCACGTTCCGGTTTATGTATCAGAAAACATGGTGGGTCATAAGTTAGGCGAGTTTGCCTTGACCCGTACTTTCAAAGGTCACGCTGCTGACAAGAAAGTAACGAAGAAGTAA
- the rplP gene encoding 50S ribosomal protein L16, which yields MLQPKRRKYRKEQKGRNTGVATRGSSVAFGDFGLKAVGRGRLTARQIESARRAMTRHIKRGGRIWIRIFPDKPISQKPAEVRMGNGKGNPEYYVAEIQPGKILYEMDGVDETLAREAFKLAAAKLPLQTTFVIRHLG from the coding sequence ATGCTACAACCAAAGCGTCGCAAGTATCGCAAGGAACAAAAGGGTCGGAACACTGGAGTGGCAACACGCGGCAGTTCGGTAGCCTTTGGTGACTTTGGATTGAAAGCGGTAGGTCGTGGTCGTTTGACAGCACGTCAGATCGAATCTGCACGTCGCGCAATGACCCGCCATATTAAACGCGGTGGTCGTATCTGGATTCGTATTTTCCCAGATAAGCCAATTTCGCAAAAGCCAGCTGAAGTACGTATGGGTAACGGTAAAGGTAATCCAGAGTACTACGTAGCTGAAATCCAGCCAGGTAAGATTTTGTACGAGATGGACGGTGTAGATGAAACTTTAGCTCGTGAAGCCTTCAAGCTTGCCGCTGCTAAGTTGCCTTTACAAACCACATTCGTGATTCGCCACTTAGGTTGA
- the rplB gene encoding 50S ribosomal protein L2, with product MPLMKTKPTSPGRRSMVKVVNPDLHKGKPFAALVEPQFQKAGRNNNGHITTRHKGGGHKHHYRVVDFKRNDKDGIPAKVERLEYDPNRSANIALVLFADGERRYILAAKGMTVGQALMTGSEAPIKSGNNLPIRNIPVGSTIHCVEMLPGKGAQIARSAGGSAVLLAREGVYAQVRLRSGEVRRILIECRATIGEVGNEEHSLRVIGKAGANRWRGIRPTVRGVAMNPVDHPHGGGEGKTGEGRVPVSPWGTPTKGYRTRRNKRTTSMIVQRRQKR from the coding sequence ATGCCTTTGATGAAAACAAAACCGACCTCACCAGGTCGTCGCTCAATGGTCAAGGTGGTCAATCCTGATCTGCATAAAGGTAAACCTTTTGCAGCATTGGTAGAGCCACAGTTCCAAAAAGCAGGTCGTAACAATAATGGTCACATCACTACCCGTCATAAGGGTGGTGGACATAAGCATCACTACCGCGTTGTGGATTTTAAGCGCAATGACAAAGATGGTATCCCAGCAAAAGTAGAGCGCTTAGAATACGATCCAAATCGCAGTGCCAATATTGCATTGGTCTTGTTTGCGGATGGTGAGCGTCGCTATATTCTGGCTGCTAAGGGTATGACTGTCGGTCAAGCATTGATGACCGGCTCCGAGGCTCCAATTAAATCTGGCAATAACTTGCCAATTCGTAACATTCCTGTTGGTAGCACGATTCACTGCGTAGAAATGTTGCCAGGTAAAGGTGCACAAATAGCGCGCTCAGCCGGCGGCTCAGCGGTATTGCTAGCACGTGAAGGCGTTTACGCTCAGGTACGTTTGCGCTCAGGTGAAGTGCGTCGTATTTTGATCGAGTGCCGTGCAACTATTGGCGAAGTAGGTAATGAAGAGCACAGCTTGCGCGTTATTGGTAAAGCGGGTGCAAATCGCTGGCGTGGTATTCGCCCAACCGTTCGCGGTGTGGCAATGAACCCAGTAGATCACCCACACGGTGGTGGTGAAGGTAAAACTGGCGAAGGCCGTGTACCTGTATCTCCATGGGGCACACCAACCAAAGGTTACCGTACACGTCGCAATAAGCGCACAACTTCGATGATCGTTCAGCGTCGTCAAAAACGTTAA